A window of Juglans regia cultivar Chandler chromosome 7, Walnut 2.0, whole genome shotgun sequence contains these coding sequences:
- the LOC108986325 gene encoding zinc finger protein ZAT11-like, whose product MKRSIAEREIDNMTMANCLMLLARGGEMNAFSDDSPSRVFECKTCNRKFQSFQALGGHRASHKKPRLMMGGADGGNLDQSQSHGSSPTKPKTHECSICGLEFAIGQALGGHMRRHRTALTHHENQAPFNLPQSLLQVPDLGASSSSSSSQVVPVVKKTTSRRVLFLDLNLTPVENNLECVRLGKAAPLIDCFL is encoded by the coding sequence ATGAAGAGAAGCATAGCAGAAAGAGAGATCGATAACATGACCATGGCAAACTGCTTGATGCTACTCGCTCGCGGGGGAGAAATGAACGCTTTCTCCGACGACTCTCCAAGCCGTGTCTTTGAGTGCAAGACATGTAACCGGAAATTCCAGTCGTTCCAAGCGCTAGGCGGTCACCGAGCGAGCCACAAGAAGCCGAGGTTGATGATGGGAGGCGCAGACGGAGGAAATCTCGATCAGTCGCAGTCACATGGCTCATCCCcaaccaaacccaaaacccacGAGTGCTCTATTTGCGGCCTAGAGTTTGCCATAGGGCAGGCTTTGGGGGGTCACATGAGGAGGCACAGGACAGCCTTGACTCATCACGAAAACCAAGCTCCTTTCAATCTCCCACAAAGCCTGCTGCAGGTTCCTGATCTGGGTgctagttcttcttcttcttcttcacaagtAGTACCCGTCGTAAAGAAAACAACTAGTCGGAGAGTCTTGTTTCTGGATCTCAACCTGACACCCGTTGAGAATAATCTGGAGTGTGTAAGGCTTGGGAAGGCAGCACCCTTGATTGATTGTTTTTTGTAA